TTGAAGAGAATCTGAATCTCCGCATTTCTCGGCACCGAGGGAACCGAGGCCAGACACCCCCACGACGTAACGACAAATTGTGTGCGGTAGTCGGCAGGACATGTGGCGCAGGTGCTCAAATTTGTATCCTCCGGCCCCCCAATGACGTTGTTCTGCGACGTGGCGCCCACGAGCGATGAAATGACGAATTGCGCAATAGCAAAGGACGCCAAAATGATGGCAAGCCCGATGACCGCATTAATAATCATGCCGCGCGCTTTGCGCACCTTTTCCTCTTCTCCCTTCGAGAGCATCCACAAAAACCCGGCGTACAAGATCATGCCAATCAAGACCACGCCAGAGAACGTAATCGCTGCGCGCACAAGCCGCGCAATGATAAGACGGATGTCCGATGTCCCTCCAAACCCCGCTTGTGTGGCAAAATCTCCGAGGCCCTCGGTAATCGGCGACGAGGCGGCAAAAACAATATCGGGAAGCCACACGAGTGCGCCGAGAGAGAGGAGGAAGACCAGTTGGGAGATGATGCGGCGTTTCATGCAAGGTTTCTAGGGAGCGGGAGGAGAGAAAATGGGCGGTAGGGGACACGAGCCGGAGGCAAGCGCATTTCCGTCGCAACAACTTGGCTGTGAGGCATCCACGGCGCAATCCCCCGGCGGGCCATAGGCGGGGTAATAACAAATTTGATAGGCCGACTCCACTTCGTTATTGATAAAAGGGTAGTACAGCTGTGTGATGGTATCCTCCAGGTAGTCCAGGAACGACCCGTGCTCCAAAACCGCAACGGTCCCCACGACTTCTGGCTCCGTCGCAGGCGGGACTGCGGGCACCGTCACTCCCTCCGCAAGAGGCCGATACCAAATTTCATGGAACGGGCGCGGAGCAATGCCCATATTCGTGTTCGTTAGTGACCCTACACGCATCGGCACATCAAACGTCACGCGCACGGGGGCAGAAATATCCACGTCGGGCTGATTTAACGTGGGAAGCAAGGACGCGATGGCGGGGCGATCGAGGTTTACATCATCCGTCGTTGAAAAAAATGACCAAAAGTTGTCTATGGCAAGATCGTCGTCCGGCTCTGGCGTCAGTGCCGCGTTGGCTGGCGGCCCATTGGCAATAAGATTTTGGTCGTCGCCGTTTTTCCCACCTCCATCCAGAGAATTCCCTGCCACGTCCACCACGCCATCGTAGCCCACAGCCGTAAAGAGCGCTTGAGGCGGTTCGGCGCCGAGCGTGGCGGCACGCACCAGAAGCGTAAAGTCATCATTCCCTGGAAGACAGAAGATTGCTCCTCCGCAAGCGTTCTCGCCGCATTGGTCAAAACTCGTAAATTCGGTCGTGCGGTACCCATTTGTGATGCGCCATGTGCCTTCTACCGGTACCGCGTCACTATCGTCGTCACGCACTTGGAGGTTTGAGAAAAATCTTGCCGGCGTGGCGGTGGGACGATGCACTCCCGCCGTGGCGGTAGGGTCTACCGCCTCATTGAAGTTCACTTGCACCACGATATTGCGGTCTACAGTCCGATCGGCAACAGGAATAACGCTTTGCACATAGGGCGGGGTAATATCCACCACCGTGGAGACCGTAAATGACCAGGCATAGCCCGTGGTATTGGGCGGAGGGAAGGCCGGAAACGTTGTCGTAAGGTCAGGGCCAAGTTTCAAAATATCGGCATCCAAAAGGACAGAGTAGTTTTGCTCTTCTTCTGCGCTTCCAATAAACTCCACCGGGTCAAAGACAAAGATTTTTTTGTCTGCTGTATACGTGACGTCTACGGCATCTTGCACAAGAGCGCCCGCAACCCCATCAGCCGTACGGTAAATTTTCACATTGCCCGCATTCACTTTACCCCGCGGGACTTCGGCCACCGGATCAATCGTGCCCGGAGCAATGAGGGAGTCAACAAACATCGATTCTTTAAATGTCACGATAATTTTTGTGTTGCGCGGGATCTCTACCGCTCCGCGAGCGGGATAATGATCTTCGATAATCCCCTGCCCCAGCGCTCCCGAAAGCGGTTCAATAAAGCCGGCAATGTTGGTAGAGGTAGATGGCTGGCGAAGCCCGAGCGAGCGCAGAAGCGCACTTAAGATAAACGAAGCGATTCCGTAAGACGCAAGCACGATAGCCAAACCGATGACGGCGGTGCGAATGATGCCGCGCGCGGTTTGGATTTTCTTGGGATCGCCACCTGCCAGCATGTAGCGAATACCGGCGTACACAATGAGACAGACAAAGACGATGCCCAAAAACCCAATGACCGCACGAACAATCTTTGCTGCAATCACGCGAACGTCTTGTGTGGGCAGACCCTGAGCGCCAATGTCAGAAAGATTTGCGCCAAGCCCTGCTTCTGCGCCGAATGCTATCGACGAGAGAAAAAACAAACCCGCCGTCACGCTAAGAGTGATGGCTAAAAAAAGAGCGCTGCGTTTTGCACCCACAAACCGCATGCGTCTATTATACTCTACTTTCTCTTTATCTTGTGTGGATACTACACGAGAATCTTCTCGGCAGTCGCACGGACGCGCGCGCCATCCGCCCGGCCGACCAGACGCTTCACCGCCGCTCCGATAACCTTTCCAATATCCGCTTTCGTCTTGGCACCCGTCTCCTCGATGACGGCGCGCACGACCGTTTCGATCTCGCTATCGCTCGCTTGCGCAGGGAGATAGGCTTCAAGCGTGGCAATTTCCGCACGCGCTTTCTGCGACAAATCCTCGCGCGCCGCCGATTCATAGGAGACGAGCCCGTCCTTGAGCGCCTTGAGTTCTTTTTGGATCACGGCCGTCGCCTCTTCATCGGTAAGCGCGTGCCCCACCTCGATCTGCCGATATTTCATGGCAGACTGCAAAAGGCGCAGCGTCGAAAGTTTACCCGCATCCTTCTGCTTGAGCGCAGAAGTAAGATCTTCGTGGATACGTTCGGAAAGCATAGTGGAAACTAGTATAACAGAATTTTGTGGAAACCAAAGAACGGCGCGTGGCCGTTCTTTTGTGTTATGTTCGTGTCGTTTGCGTCGGCCGCGGTTCTTCCTTCCACTGTCCTGTACGCATAAGGTATTCGCGCATGACCGAGAGTTCCAGTCGGCGCAAAGCCGAGGCGCGGCGTGCCGTCTTGTTCGGTTCGGCGTTGAAAAAACGAATCTTGCGGACCTGAAGCGTCCGTCCACTCAACTGCATGCGGCGGCTGA
This genomic stretch from Candidatus Uhrbacteria bacterium harbors:
- a CDS encoding GatB/YqeY domain-containing protein, yielding MLSERIHEDLTSALKQKDAGKLSTLRLLQSAMKYRQIEVGHALTDEEATAVIQKELKALKDGLVSYESAAREDLSQKARAEIATLEAYLPAQASDSEIETVVRAVIEETGAKTKADIGKVIGAAVKRLVGRADGARVRATAEKILV
- a CDS encoding 30S ribosomal protein S21, with amino-acid sequence MLKVTRKKNESFESLFRRFSRRMQLSGRTLQVRKIRFFNAEPNKTARRASALRRLELSVMREYLMRTGQWKEEPRPTQTTRT